A region of Arabidopsis thaliana chromosome 5, partial sequence DNA encodes the following proteins:
- the HY5 gene encoding Basic-leucine zipper (bZIP) transcription factor family protein (ELONGATED HYPOCOTYL 5 (HY5); FUNCTIONS IN: double-stranded DNA binding, DNA binding, sequence-specific DNA binding transcription factor activity; INVOLVED IN: in 13 processes; LOCATED IN: nucleus; EXPRESSED IN: 23 plant structures; EXPRESSED DURING: 13 growth stages; CONTAINS InterPro DOMAIN/s: Basic-leucine zipper (bZIP) transcription factor (InterPro:IPR004827), bZIP transcription factor, bZIP-1 (InterPro:IPR011616), cAMP response element binding (CREB) protein (InterPro:IPR001630); BEST Arabidopsis thaliana protein match is: HY5-homolog (TAIR:AT3G17609.2); Has 30201 Blast hits to 17322 proteins in 780 species: Archae - 12; Bacteria - 1396; Metazoa - 17338; Fungi - 3422; Plants - 5037; Viruses - 0; Other Eukaryotes - 2996 (source: NCBI BLink).): protein MQEQATSSLAASSLPSSSERSSSSAPHLEIKEGIESDEEIRRVPEFGGEAVGKETSGRESGSATGQERTQATVGESQRKRGRTPAEKENKRLKRLLRNRVSAQQARERKKAYLSELENRVKDLENKNSELEERLSTLQNENQMLRHILKNTTGNKRGGGGGSNADASL, encoded by the exons ATGCAGGAACAAGCGACTAGCTCTTTAGCTGCAAGCTCTTTACCATCAAGCAGCGAGAGGTCATCAAGCTCTGCTCCACATTTGGAGATCAAAGaag gAATTGAAAGCGATGAGGAGATACGGCGAGTGCCGGAGTTTGGAGGAGAAGCTGTCGGAAAAGAAACTTCCGGTAGAGAATCTGGATCGGCGACCGGTCAGGAGCGGACACAGGCGACTGTCGGAGAAAGTCAAAGGAAGCGAGGGAGGACACCGGCGGAGAAAGAGAACAAGCGGCTGAAGAG GTTGTTGAGGAACAGAGTTTCAGCTCAGCAAGcaagagagaggaaaaaggCTTACTTGAGCGAGTTGGAAAACAGAGTGAAAGACTTGGAGAACAAAAACTCTGAACTTGAAGAGCGACTCTCTACTCTTCAGAACGAGAACCAGATGCTTAGACAT ATTCTGAAGAACACAACAGGAAACAAgagaggaggtggtggtggttctAATGCTGATGCAAGCctttga
- the HY5 gene encoding Basic-leucine zipper (bZIP) transcription factor family protein has translation MQEQATSSLAASSLPSSSERSSSSAPHLEIKEGIESDEEIRRVPEFGGEAVGKETSGRESGSATGQERTQATVGESQRKRGRTPAEKENKRLKRLLRNRVSAQQARERKKAYLSELENRVKDLENKNSELEERLSTLQNENQMLRHVRFVDLTVDLTCNVNAFAICFLIYHSTGLSHLRV, from the exons ATGCAGGAACAAGCGACTAGCTCTTTAGCTGCAAGCTCTTTACCATCAAGCAGCGAGAGGTCATCAAGCTCTGCTCCACATTTGGAGATCAAAGaag gAATTGAAAGCGATGAGGAGATACGGCGAGTGCCGGAGTTTGGAGGAGAAGCTGTCGGAAAAGAAACTTCCGGTAGAGAATCTGGATCGGCGACCGGTCAGGAGCGGACACAGGCGACTGTCGGAGAAAGTCAAAGGAAGCGAGGGAGGACACCGGCGGAGAAAGAGAACAAGCGGCTGAAGAG GTTGTTGAGGAACAGAGTTTCAGCTCAGCAAGcaagagagaggaaaaaggCTTACTTGAGCGAGTTGGAAAACAGAGTGAAAGACTTGGAGAACAAAAACTCTGAACTTGAAGAGCGACTCTCTACTCTTCAGAACGAGAACCAGATGCTTAGACATGTACGTTTTGTCGATCTTACTGTTGACTTAACCTGCAACGTCAATGCTTTtgccatttgttttttgatatatCACAGTACTGGTTTATCACATTTACGAGTCTAG
- the OCP3 gene encoding overexpressor of cationic peroxidase 3 (overexpressor of cationic peroxidase 3 (OCP3); CONTAINS InterPro DOMAIN/s: Homeobox (InterPro:IPR001356), Homeodomain-like (InterPro:IPR009057), Homeodomain-related (InterPro:IPR012287); Has 8011 Blast hits to 5672 proteins in 519 species: Archae - 20; Bacteria - 1678; Metazoa - 1663; Fungi - 1459; Plants - 650; Viruses - 160; Other Eukaryotes - 2381 (source: NCBI BLink).): protein MIKAMALSSAGVVSHLHPPSFSSSSGLSVNRVLFRNRNASPCGLSLPILNPSRSVLVFARGKNRKGFVSSSSSSPKKNKKKSLDGADNGGGEEEEDPFEALFNLLEEDLKNDNSDDEEISEEELEALADELARALGVGDDVDDIDLFGSVTGDVDVDVDNDDDDNDDDDNDDDDDDSEEDERPTKLKNWQLKRLAYALKAGRRKTSIKNLAAEVCLDRAYVLELLRDPPPKLLMLSATLPDEKPPVAAPENSSPDPSPVESLSAEDVVVEPKEKVKDEAVHVMQQRWSAQKRVKKAHIETLEKVYRRSKRPTNAVVSSIVQVTNLPRKRVLKWFEDKRAEDGVPDKRAPYQAPV, encoded by the exons ATGATAAAAGCCATGGCTCTATCTTCTGCCGGCGTCGTctctcatcttcatcctccGTCGTTTTCTTCGTCGTCAGGATTATCCGTCAACAGAGTTCTGTTTCGGAATCGGAACGCTAGTCCTTGTGGTCTATCTCTTCCAATTCTCAATCCGTCTCGGTCTGTACTTGTTTTTGCTCGTGGCAAGAATCGAAAAGGATTCgtgtcttcgtcttcttcgtctccgaagaaaaacaaaaag AAAAGTTTGGATGGAGCTGATAATGGAGGAggtgaggaggaggaggatccATTTGAGGCATTGTTTAATCTTttagaagaagatttgaagaaTGATAACTCGGATGATGAGGAGATAAGTGAGGAAGAGTTAGAGGCATTAGCCGATGAGTTAGCTCGAGCATTGGGTGTTGGTGACGATGTTGATGACATCGACTTGTTTGGTTCAGTCACTGgtgatgttgatgttgatgttgataatgatgatgatgataatgatgatgatgataatgatgatgatgatgatgacagcgaagaagatgaaagaccGACTAAGCTGAAGAATTGGCAGCTTAAAAGACTGGCTTATGCATTGAAAGCTGGGCGTCGTAAAACTAGT ATTAAAAATCTGGCAGCTGAGGTTTGTCTTGACAGGGCTTATGTTCTTGAATTGCTTCGTGACCCGCCTCCAAAGCTGCTAATGCTAAGTGCTACACTACCAGATGAAAAACCGCCAGTAGCAGCACCTGAGAACTCCTCACCTGATCCAAGTCCTGTGGAATCATTATCAGCTGAAGATGTTGTGGTCGAACCTaaggaaaaagtaaaagatgaAGCAGTTCATGTGATGCAACAGAGATGGTCTGCTCAGAAAAGAGTGAAGAAAGCTCACATTGAAACGCTAGAGAAAGTTTACAGAAGATCAAAACGACCCACT AATGCTGTGGTTAGCAGCATTGTTCAAGTGACCAATCTTCCAAGGAAGCGAGTTTTGAAGTGGTTCGAAGATAAAAGAGCAGAAGACGGAGTTCCAGATAAGCGAGCTCCATATCAAGCTCCGGTTTGA
- a CDS encoding tail fiber (unknown protein; BEST Arabidopsis thaliana protein match is: unknown protein (TAIR:AT1G80200.1); Has 30201 Blast hits to 17322 proteins in 780 species: Archae - 12; Bacteria - 1396; Metazoa - 17338; Fungi - 3422; Plants - 5037; Viruses - 0; Other Eukaryotes - 2996 (source: NCBI BLink).): MANPGQSKGWIKKWTSMASSVYFVLILFQIPLFRVPCRSGMCSSPIHVTSSQLISSEIFPVPMIKALLYPGAVVNGLAINMTFPKWENVLDIYNLTNVKEASAVTDLQRLEVLAGSYFSVAGAFVGLLKPGRMSMFGSLLLVWGLVKEGILGKPVNTDPAKTVYVYPTMVLAMICAFSMIKYDLRKATRAAPARPIAKPLMSSSKSKLK, from the exons ATGGCGAACCCAGGGCAATCAAAGGGATGGATAAAGAAATGGACGTCTATGGCTTCATCGGTTTACTTCGTCTTGATCTTATTCCAGATCCCTCTCTTCAG AGTTCCATGTAGATCTGGTATGTGTTCATCGCCAATCCATGTGACATCGTCTCAGTTGATTTCTAGTGAGATCTTTCCTGTTCCGATGATTAAGGCTCTCTTATACCCTGGTGCTGTAGTCAATGGCCTTGCCATCAACATGACATTTCCAAAGTGGGAAAATGTGTTAGATATCTACAATCTCACCAATGTGAAAGAAGCTTCTGCAGTGACCGATCTTCAACGCCTAGAG GTTCTTGCAGGGAGCTACTTTTCTGTAGCTGGGGCGTTTGTGGGTTTGCTAAAGCCTGGAAGGATGAGCATGTTTGGGTCATTGCTACTAGTATGGGGTCTTGTTAAAGAAGGGATCTTAGGGAAGCCAGTAAATACTGACCCAGCCAAAACTGTTTATGTGTACCCAACTATGGTGCTTGCGATGATCTGCGCTTTCTCTATGATAAAGTATGACTTGAGGAAAGCCACGAGGGCAGCTCCAGCTCGTCCCATTGCTAAACCTCTAATGAGCTCTTCAAAATCTAAGCTGAAGTGA
- a CDS encoding transmembrane protein, putative (DUF247): MDQNQGITVLPGDALVDSIKENLESLSSLSTNCCIYKAPERLRRLNPDAYSPRVVSIGPLHYGKEELQAMEDHKLRYLQSFIPRTALSLEDLVRVARTWEERARFCYTEDVRLSSDEYVKMLIVDASFLVELLLRSQFDVYRGMLDRIYGKQKMIVDVNHDVMLLENQLPYFVVEGMFGLLHVDYHRELPPLTRIIHNHFKKFWMSIPSFSRSISDSKICHFVDLLRSIHLPLVLSFPGGSMRMMDSVLSAKEIQNAGVKLQPADNNTCALDISFANGVLTIPKIKINDITESLYRNIILFEQCHRLDAYFIHYMRFLSCFIRSPMDAELFIDHGIIVNRFGNAEDVSRLFNSILKETSYSGFYYKTVYGNLQAHCNAPWNKWKATLRRDYFHNPWSAASVVAACVLLLLTFVQAICSILAL; encoded by the coding sequence ATGGATCAGAATCAGGGTATTACAGTCCTTCCAGGTGATGCCCTTGTGGATTCCATCAAAGAGAACTTGGaatctttgtcttctctttcaacCAACTGTTGTATCTATAAGGCACCTGAGAGGCTGCGCAGATTGAACCCCGATGCTTATTCGCCTCGGGTTGTGTCGATTGGACCCTTACACTACGGTAAAGAAGAACTTCAAGCCATGGAAGATCATAAACTTAGGTACCTACAGAGTTTTATTCCTAGAACAGCCTTAAGTTTGGAAGACCTGGTAAGAGTTGCAAGGACATGGGAAGAAAGGGCTCGCTTTTGTTACACAGAAGATGTAAGACTTAGTAGCGATGAATATGTGAAGATGTTAATCGTTGATGCAAGCTTCCTAGTAGAACTTCTTTTGAGGTCTCAGTTTGATGTATATAGAGGTATGCTAGATAGGATATATGGGAAGCAAAAGATGATTGTCGATGTGAACCATGACGTTATGTTACTTGAAAATCAGCTTCCATATTTTGTTGTCGAGGGGATGTTTGGATTGCTACATGTTGACTACCATAGGGAACTTCCCCCTCTGACTCGAATCATTCACAACCACTTCAAGAAATTCTGGATGAGCATCCCTTCATTTTCGAGAAGCATTTCTGATTCAAAGATCTGTCATTTTGTTGACCTTCTGCGATCTATTCACCTGcctttggttttgagttttccTGGAGGAAGCATGAGGATGATGGACTCTGTACTGAGTGCAAAAGAGATTCAAAATGCCGGTGTTAAGCTCCAGCCCGCAGATAACAACACCTGCGCACTTGACATAAGCTTTGCAAACGGAGTCCTCACGATTCCCAAAATCAAGATCAACGACATCACAGAATCTCTGTACAGAAACATCATCTTGTTTGAGCAATGTCATCGTTTAGATGCTTACTTCATTCATTATATGAGGTTCCTCAGTTGCTTCATAAGATCTCCCATGGATGCTGAGTTGTTCATTGACCACGGGATCATTGTGAACAGATTTGGAAATGCAGAAGACGTTTCGAGGCTGTTCAATAGCATATTGAAAGAGACAAGTTACAGCGGGTTTTACTATAAGACAGTCTATGGGAATCTACAAGCGCATTGCAATGCGCCTTGGAACAAGTGGAAAGCAACTCTGAGACGTGATTATTTCCACAATCCTTGGTCAGCTGCTTCTGTTGTGGCTGCCTGTGTACTTCTCCTTCTTACTTTCGTTCAGGCTATATGCTCTATATTAGCTTTATGA
- a CDS encoding transmembrane protein, putative (DUF247) (Plant protein of unknown function (DUF247); CONTAINS InterPro DOMAIN/s: Protein of unknown function DUF247, plant (InterPro:IPR004158); BEST Arabidopsis thaliana protein match is: unknown protein (TAIR:AT4G31980.1); Has 951 Blast hits to 908 proteins in 17 species: Archae - 0; Bacteria - 0; Metazoa - 0; Fungi - 0; Plants - 951; Viruses - 0; Other Eukaryotes - 0 (source: NCBI BLink).), whose product MEDHKLRYLQSFIPRTALSLEDLVRVARTWEERARFCYTEDVRLSSDEYVKMLIVDASFLVELLLRSQFDVYRGMLDRIYGKQKMIVDVNHDVMLLENQLPYFVVEGMFGLLHVDYHRELPPLTRIIHNHFKKFWMSIPSFSRSISDSKICHFVDLLRSIHLPLVLSFPGGSMRMMDSVLSAKEIQNAGVKLQPADNNTCALDISFANGVLTIPKIKINDITESLYRNIILFEQCHRLDAYFIHYMRFLSCFIRSPMDAELFIDHGIIVNRFGNAEDVSRLFNSILKETSYSGFYYKTVYGNLQAHCNAPWNKWKATLRRDYFHNPWSAASVVAACVLLLLTFVQAICSILAL is encoded by the coding sequence ATGGAAGATCATAAACTTAGGTACCTACAGAGTTTTATTCCTAGAACAGCCTTAAGTTTGGAAGACCTGGTAAGAGTTGCAAGGACATGGGAAGAAAGGGCTCGCTTTTGTTACACAGAAGATGTAAGACTTAGTAGCGATGAATATGTGAAGATGTTAATCGTTGATGCAAGCTTCCTAGTAGAACTTCTTTTGAGGTCTCAGTTTGATGTATATAGAGGTATGCTAGATAGGATATATGGGAAGCAAAAGATGATTGTCGATGTGAACCATGACGTTATGTTACTTGAAAATCAGCTTCCATATTTTGTTGTCGAGGGGATGTTTGGATTGCTACATGTTGACTACCATAGGGAACTTCCCCCTCTGACTCGAATCATTCACAACCACTTCAAGAAATTCTGGATGAGCATCCCTTCATTTTCGAGAAGCATTTCTGATTCAAAGATCTGTCATTTTGTTGACCTTCTGCGATCTATTCACCTGcctttggttttgagttttccTGGAGGAAGCATGAGGATGATGGACTCTGTACTGAGTGCAAAAGAGATTCAAAATGCCGGTGTTAAGCTCCAGCCCGCAGATAACAACACCTGCGCACTTGACATAAGCTTTGCAAACGGAGTCCTCACGATTCCCAAAATCAAGATCAACGACATCACAGAATCTCTGTACAGAAACATCATCTTGTTTGAGCAATGTCATCGTTTAGATGCTTACTTCATTCATTATATGAGGTTCCTCAGTTGCTTCATAAGATCTCCCATGGATGCTGAGTTGTTCATTGACCACGGGATCATTGTGAACAGATTTGGAAATGCAGAAGACGTTTCGAGGCTGTTCAATAGCATATTGAAAGAGACAAGTTACAGCGGGTTTTACTATAAGACAGTCTATGGGAATCTACAAGCGCATTGCAATGCGCCTTGGAACAAGTGGAAAGCAACTCTGAGACGTGATTATTTCCACAATCCTTGGTCAGCTGCTTCTGTTGTGGCTGCCTGTGTACTTCTCCTTCTTACTTTCGTTCAGGCTATATGCTCTATATTAGCTTTATGA
- the CYC3B gene encoding mitotic-like cyclin 3B from Arabidopsi (mitotic-like cyclin 3B from Arabidopsis (CYC3B); FUNCTIONS IN: cyclin-dependent protein kinase regulator activity; INVOLVED IN: regulation of cell cycle; LOCATED IN: nucleus, chloroplast; EXPRESSED IN: 18 plant structures; EXPRESSED DURING: 13 growth stages; CONTAINS InterPro DOMAIN/s: Cyclin, C-terminal (InterPro:IPR004367), Cyclin (InterPro:IPR006670), G2/mitotic-specific cyclin A (InterPro:IPR015453), Cyclin-like (InterPro:IPR011028), Cyclin-related (InterPro:IPR013763), Cyclin, N-terminal (InterPro:IPR006671), Cyclin, A/B/D/E (InterPro:IPR014400); BEST Arabidopsis thaliana protein match is: cyclin a2;1 (TAIR:AT5G25380.1); Has 30201 Blast hits to 17322 proteins in 780 species: Archae - 12; Bacteria - 1396; Metazoa - 17338; Fungi - 3422; Plants - 5037; Viruses - 0; Other Eukaryotes - 2996 (source: NCBI BLink).), with translation MYCSSSMHPNANKENISTSDVQESFVRITRSRAKKAMGRGVSIPPTKPSFKQQKRRAVLKDVSNTSADIIYSELRKGGNIKANRKCLKEPKKAAKEGANSAMDILVDMHTEKSKLAEDLSKIRMAEAQDVSLSNFKDEEITEQQEDGSGVMELLQVVDIDSNVEDPQCCSLYAADIYDNIHVAELQQRPLANYMELVQRDIDPDMRKILIDWLVEVSDDYKLVPDTLYLTVNLIDRFLSNSYIERQRLQLLGVSCMLIASKYEELSAPGVEEFCFITANTYTRPEVLSMEIQILNFVHFRLSVPTTKTFLRRFIKAAQASYKVPFIELEYLANYLAELTLVEYSFLRFLPSLIAASAVFLARWTLDQTDHPWNPTLQHYTRYEVAELKNTVLAMEDLQLNTSGCTLAATREKYNQPKFKSVAKLTSPKRVTSLFSR, from the exons ATGTATTGCTCTTCTTCGATGCATCCAAatgcaaacaaagaaaatatctctACTTCAGATGTACAGGAGAGTTTTGTACGAATAACGAGATCACGAGCTAAAAAAGCCATGGGAAGAGGAGTATCAATACCTCCAACAAAACCTTCTTTTAAACAG CAAAAGAGACGTGCAGTACTTAAGGATGTGAGTAATACCTCTGCAGATATTATTTATTCAGAACTTCGAAAGGGAGGCAACATCAAG GCAAACAGAAAATGTCTAAAAGAGCCTAAAAAAGCAGCAAAGGAAGGTGCTAACAGTGCCATGGATATTCTGGTAGATATGCAtacagaaaaatcaaaattagcAGAAGATTTGTCCAAGATCAGGATGGCTGAAGCCCAAGATGTCTCTCTTTCAAActttaaagatgaagaaattacTGAGCAAC aagaagatggatcAGGTGTCATGGAGTTACTTCAAGTTGTAGATATTGATTCCAACGTCGAAGATCCACAGTGTTGCAGCTTGTATGCTGCTGATATATATGACAACATACATGTTGCAGAG CTTCAACAACGACCCTTGGCTAATTATATGGAGCTTGTGCAGCGAGATATCGACCCAGACATGAGAAAGATTCTGATTGACTGGCTTGTAGAA GTTTCTGACGACTACAAGCTGGTTCCAGATACGCTTTACCTTACAGTGAATCTTATCGACCGGTTTCTGTCCAACAGTTACATTGAAAGGCAAAGACTCCAGCTCCTTGGTGTCTCTTGCATGCTTATAGCTTC AAAATATGAAGAGCTTTCCGCACCAGGGGTGGAGGAGTTTTGCTTCATTACGGCCAACACATACACAAGACCAGAA GTGCTGAGCATGGAGAttcaaattctaaattttgtgCACTTTAGATTATCGGTTCCTACCACCAAAACATTTCTGAG GCGGTTCATTAAAGCAGCTCAAGCTTCGTACAAG GTGCCTTTCATTGAACTGGAGTATTTAGCAAACTATCTCGCCGAATTGACACTGGTGGAATATAGTTTCCTAAGGTTCCTGCCATCACTAATTGCTGCTTCAGCTGTTTTCCTAGCCCGATGGACACTCGACCAAACTGACCATCCTTGG AACCCTACTCTGCAACACTACACCAGATATGAGGTAGCTGAGCTGAAGAACACAGTTCTCGCCATGGAGGACTTGCAGCTCAACACCAGTGGCTGTACTCTCGCTGCCACCCGTGAGAAATACAACCAACCAAAG TTTAAGAGCGTGGCAAAGCTGACATCTCCCAAACGAGTCACATCACTATTCTCAAGATGA
- the CYC3B gene encoding mitotic-like cyclin 3B from Arabidopsi has product MYCSSSMHPNANKENISTSDVQESFVRITRSRAKKAMGRGVSIPPTKPSFKQQKRRAVLKDVSNTSADIIYSELRKGGNIKANRKCLKEPKKAAKEGANSAMDILVDMHTEKSKLAEDLSKIRMAEAQDVSLSNFKDEEITEQQEDGSGVMELLQVVDIDSNVEDPQCCSLYAADIYDNIHVAELQQRPLANYMELVQRDIDPDMRKILIDWLVEVSDDYKLVPDTLYLTVNLIDRFLSNSYIERQRLQLLGVSCMLIASKYEELSAPGVEEFCFITANTYTRPEVLSMEIQILNFVHFRLSVPTTKTFLRRFIKAAQASYKVPFIELEYLANYLAELTLVEYSFLRFLPSLIAASAVFLARWTLDQTDHPWVSSCFLNLEKGCFCVCLFFVLIKRMMFGYRTLLCNTTPDMR; this is encoded by the exons ATGTATTGCTCTTCTTCGATGCATCCAAatgcaaacaaagaaaatatctctACTTCAGATGTACAGGAGAGTTTTGTACGAATAACGAGATCACGAGCTAAAAAAGCCATGGGAAGAGGAGTATCAATACCTCCAACAAAACCTTCTTTTAAACAG CAAAAGAGACGTGCAGTACTTAAGGATGTGAGTAATACCTCTGCAGATATTATTTATTCAGAACTTCGAAAGGGAGGCAACATCAAG GCAAACAGAAAATGTCTAAAAGAGCCTAAAAAAGCAGCAAAGGAAGGTGCTAACAGTGCCATGGATATTCTGGTAGATATGCAtacagaaaaatcaaaattagcAGAAGATTTGTCCAAGATCAGGATGGCTGAAGCCCAAGATGTCTCTCTTTCAAActttaaagatgaagaaattacTGAGCAAC aagaagatggatcAGGTGTCATGGAGTTACTTCAAGTTGTAGATATTGATTCCAACGTCGAAGATCCACAGTGTTGCAGCTTGTATGCTGCTGATATATATGACAACATACATGTTGCAGAG CTTCAACAACGACCCTTGGCTAATTATATGGAGCTTGTGCAGCGAGATATCGACCCAGACATGAGAAAGATTCTGATTGACTGGCTTGTAGAA GTTTCTGACGACTACAAGCTGGTTCCAGATACGCTTTACCTTACAGTGAATCTTATCGACCGGTTTCTGTCCAACAGTTACATTGAAAGGCAAAGACTCCAGCTCCTTGGTGTCTCTTGCATGCTTATAGCTTC AAAATATGAAGAGCTTTCCGCACCAGGGGTGGAGGAGTTTTGCTTCATTACGGCCAACACATACACAAGACCAGAA GTGCTGAGCATGGAGAttcaaattctaaattttgtgCACTTTAGATTATCGGTTCCTACCACCAAAACATTTCTGAG GCGGTTCATTAAAGCAGCTCAAGCTTCGTACAAG GTGCCTTTCATTGAACTGGAGTATTTAGCAAACTATCTCGCCGAATTGACACTGGTGGAATATAGTTTCCTAAGGTTCCTGCCATCACTAATTGCTGCTTCAGCTGTTTTCCTAGCCCGATGGACACTCGACCAAACTGACCATCCTTGGGTCAGCTCatgtttcttgaatcttgaaaaaggttgtttttgtgtttgccTCTTTTTTGTGCTGATAAAAAGAATGATGTTTGGTTATAGAACCCTACTCTGCAACACTACACCAGATATGAGGTAG